One genomic region from Microcystis panniformis FACHB-1757 encodes:
- a CDS encoding ATP-binding cassette domain-containing protein, protein MFVETIEAIGTGVGVIEISEKLFPTFKRIFDLLKNGELKIAIFGAGGTGKSTLGKLLSGEFELSGLLQTYQESISIEQYKLESNKIGSVIVAPGQKRREDTWDDLLRTLVGGKIKLIIHVVSWGYHSFGEFSYTQHRLYQSGMTLEEFLREYAAVCRNRELDVLRRIEPHLSIADQRKTVVITLVTKQDLWWNNRLEVNKHYVEGAYEQLIQNIRNQRGANNFIHEYRSTSLVMENFLSGDNELLIPTTQGYDQRLKVANFRYFLNAIESLFQISLSV, encoded by the coding sequence ATGTTTGTTGAAACCATTGAGGCAATTGGTACAGGCGTAGGCGTAATTGAGATTTCGGAGAAACTATTTCCCACATTTAAGAGAATTTTTGATTTATTGAAGAATGGAGAATTAAAAATTGCAATTTTTGGTGCTGGTGGCACGGGTAAAAGCACCCTCGGTAAGCTATTATCGGGTGAGTTTGAGTTAAGCGGTCTCCTGCAAACTTATCAAGAGTCAATATCAATTGAACAGTACAAGCTGGAAAGTAATAAGATTGGCTCAGTAATAGTTGCCCCCGGCCAAAAGCGTCGAGAAGATACTTGGGATGATCTTTTAAGAACTTTGGTCGGTGGAAAAATTAAGCTAATTATTCATGTGGTGTCATGGGGTTATCACTCCTTTGGAGAGTTTAGCTATACTCAGCACCGGCTGTATCAAAGTGGTATGACTTTAGAGGAGTTTCTAAGAGAATATGCGGCAGTTTGTCGTAATCGGGAGTTAGATGTTTTAAGAAGAATAGAGCCACATTTATCAATTGCTGATCAAAGAAAAACCGTAGTAATTACTTTAGTTACCAAGCAGGATCTATGGTGGAACAACAGGTTAGAGGTTAATAAACACTATGTTGAGGGAGCCTATGAACAACTTATCCAAAATATTCGTAATCAGCGAGGAGCAAACAATTTTATTCATGAATATCGCTCTACTTCATTAGTAATGGAAAACTTTCTTTCAGGAGATAATGAGTTACTGATACCAACTACCCAAGGTTATGATCAACGATTAAAAGTTGCCAATTTTAGGTATTTTCTTAATGCGATCGAGTCTCTTTTTCAAATCTCATTGAGCGTTTAG
- a CDS encoding YcjF family protein, with protein sequence MTNKLPIDSLVNTWNSLTGEVMKRLPIDQLTNTVLQWFSVSDTQVAEILEKVRQELPTTEALLIGKPQTGKSSIIRGITGVSAEIVGQGFRPHTQNTQRYTYPAEDLPLLIFTDTVGLGDAYQHTETIIAELLADLAENTGRAQVFIVTVKIDDFATDSLLEITKQLRQKYPKIPCLLAVTCLHQLYPPNTVDHPPYPPDFEDINRAYQEIKETFKDLYDNSVVVDFTLEEDGYNPVFYGLEAFRDNLADLLPKAEANTIHQLLDRETSDKLGHLYRDVARRYMLAFSVIAGTLAAIPLPFATMPVLTALQVSMVGVLGKLYGQVLTPSQAGGIVSAIAGGFLAQAIGRELVKFIPGFGSVIAASWSAAYTWALGEGACVYFGDLMGGKKPDPKRIQRVMKEAFSAAQERFKNVATGGDN encoded by the coding sequence ATGACTAATAAACTGCCCATTGATTCTTTGGTCAATACTTGGAATAGTCTCACGGGGGAAGTGATGAAAAGACTCCCCATCGACCAGTTGACTAATACTGTCCTCCAGTGGTTTAGTGTTAGTGACACTCAAGTGGCGGAAATTTTAGAAAAAGTCCGTCAAGAATTACCCACCACCGAGGCGCTGTTAATCGGTAAACCCCAAACGGGAAAAAGTTCGATTATTCGGGGAATAACGGGAGTTTCGGCGGAAATCGTCGGGCAAGGTTTCCGTCCCCACACCCAAAACACCCAGCGCTACACCTACCCCGCAGAAGATTTACCCCTGTTGATTTTTACCGATACGGTGGGGTTAGGGGATGCCTATCAACACACAGAGACGATAATCGCGGAATTATTAGCAGATTTAGCCGAAAACACGGGACGCGCCCAAGTTTTTATCGTGACGGTAAAAATTGATGATTTTGCCACCGATAGCCTTCTGGAAATTACCAAGCAACTGCGGCAAAAATATCCTAAAATACCCTGTTTACTGGCTGTCACCTGCCTTCATCAGCTTTATCCTCCTAATACCGTTGATCATCCCCCTTATCCTCCCGATTTCGAGGATATCAATCGTGCCTATCAAGAAATTAAAGAAACTTTTAAGGATTTATATGACAATTCTGTGGTAGTCGATTTCACCCTAGAGGAAGACGGTTACAACCCCGTTTTTTACGGTTTAGAGGCATTTAGAGACAATTTAGCTGATTTATTGCCAAAAGCCGAGGCTAACACCATCCACCAACTTTTAGATCGGGAAACCAGCGATAAATTAGGCCATCTCTATCGGGACGTGGCCCGACGCTATATGTTAGCCTTTTCCGTCATAGCGGGAACCTTGGCGGCGATTCCCTTACCCTTCGCGACTATGCCCGTGTTAACCGCCCTACAAGTGTCAATGGTGGGGGTTTTAGGTAAATTATACGGTCAAGTCTTAACCCCATCCCAAGCCGGTGGAATTGTCAGTGCGATCGCTGGTGGCTTTTTGGCCCAGGCCATCGGTCGGGAATTGGTGAAATTTATCCCCGGTTTTGGCAGTGTCATCGCCGCTTCTTGGTCCGCTGCCTATACCTGGGCCCTAGGAGAGGGTGCTTGTGTCTATTTTGGCGATTTAATGGGGGGTAAAAAACCCGATCCTAAGAGGATTCAAAGGGTGATGAAAGAGGCTTTTTCTGCTGCCCAAGAAAGATTTAAAAATGTCGCTACGGGAGGAGATAATTGA
- a CDS encoding DUF4336 domain-containing protein, with the protein MTKAAITPQDLSWPFWPIVPLYPYGQRRTIRKEVVKDTLWTFEQLQGIFYVVVPIRMTVIKLASGGLFVYAPVAPTPECIRLMRELESEHGEVKYIILPTISGIEHKVFVGPFARYFPKAIVYVAPNQWSFPLNLPLSWLGLPAKRTEILPADSATTPLGKDFSYEILPAIDLNVGYFSEVAFFHHYSQTLLLTDGIISIPENPPAILELDPYPLLFHAKNTAKDLVEDTPENRRRGWQRICLFALYFQPPVLAVPNWIKVFRDAFTAKEKSKKAYFGLFPFQWGDDWQRTFLNLRREGRLIVAPILQTLILNRTTDEVSQWVDRISQWPIKQVIPCHFASPIQADSQEFQQAFSFLLKDSYLPKDDLECLESIDSFLVRWRLTPPPDKKL; encoded by the coding sequence ATGACAAAAGCCGCAATAACTCCGCAAGATTTATCATGGCCTTTTTGGCCAATTGTACCACTTTATCCCTACGGTCAAAGACGGACAATTCGCAAAGAAGTGGTGAAAGATACGCTCTGGACATTTGAGCAATTGCAGGGTATTTTCTATGTGGTCGTGCCGATTCGCATGACGGTAATTAAGTTAGCATCTGGGGGTTTATTTGTTTATGCACCAGTGGCCCCGACTCCTGAATGTATTCGCTTAATGCGTGAGTTGGAAAGTGAACACGGGGAAGTTAAATATATTATTTTGCCGACGATTTCTGGGATTGAACATAAGGTTTTTGTGGGTCCTTTTGCCCGTTATTTTCCTAAGGCTATAGTTTATGTTGCTCCTAATCAATGGAGTTTTCCTCTTAATTTACCTTTGAGTTGGTTGGGTTTACCAGCAAAACGAACGGAAATTTTACCTGCTGACTCGGCAACTACTCCTTTAGGAAAAGATTTTAGTTATGAAATTTTACCCGCAATCGATCTGAATGTGGGATACTTCTCGGAGGTGGCTTTTTTTCATCACTACTCTCAAACTCTGCTGCTGACTGATGGCATTATTTCTATCCCAGAAAATCCCCCCGCTATTTTAGAATTAGACCCCTATCCGCTGCTGTTTCACGCTAAAAATACGGCTAAGGATTTGGTGGAGGATACCCCAGAAAATCGCCGTCGGGGTTGGCAAAGAATTTGTCTTTTTGCTCTTTATTTTCAACCTCCTGTTTTAGCTGTTCCCAATTGGATTAAGGTCTTTCGAGATGCTTTTACTGCTAAGGAAAAGAGTAAAAAAGCCTATTTTGGTTTATTCCCTTTTCAATGGGGTGATGATTGGCAAAGGACTTTTTTAAATTTGCGTCGCGAGGGGAGGTTAATAGTAGCCCCAATTTTGCAAACTTTGATTCTTAATCGCACTACTGACGAGGTTAGTCAATGGGTTGATAGAATTTCTCAATGGCCGATTAAACAGGTTATTCCTTGTCATTTTGCTAGTCCGATTCAAGCTGATAGTCAAGAGTTTCAGCAGGCTTTTTCTTTCTTGTTAAAAGATTCTTATTTACCTAAAGATGACTTGGAATGTTTAGAAAGTATTGATAGTTTTTTAGTGCGTTGGCGATTGACTCCTCCTCCTGATAAAAAATTGTAA
- a CDS encoding amino acid ABC transporter permease, which yields MTLPQKNSFWYDERFQKIFLQVIILLIVCLIFWFFGRNLVINFQRLRLSFGFGFLFDPDRPASFAIGDSPIAYSPTDTYFRALLVGLVNSLRIMISGIFLAISLGIVIGLGRLSDNWLIRQLATIYVETIRNTPLLLQLFFWYFAVFLKLPKIEDSLEFFGRVFLNNSGVYLPFPANSFRTWLALAIMILGIIISVFLYLKNKLGLCLTSLLILVIIPLIWGLQWQSPQVNPLNQNIDFGLHLSSEFATLLIGLTVYTAAFIAETVRGGIQSVNRGQWEAAKALGLKPLLVMRLVIFPQALPVIIPPLTNECLNLVKNSSLAIAIGYNDIYAISSTIANQTGKAVEMLIVVMATYLFFNLVISLAMNQLNQRVKIQER from the coding sequence ATGACTCTACCTCAAAAAAATTCTTTTTGGTACGATGAGCGATTTCAGAAGATTTTTCTACAGGTAATTATTCTGCTAATTGTCTGCCTAATTTTCTGGTTTTTTGGCCGCAATTTAGTGATTAATTTCCAACGTTTGCGCCTAAGTTTTGGCTTTGGCTTTCTCTTTGATCCTGACCGACCAGCCTCTTTTGCGATTGGTGACTCTCCTATTGCCTACAGTCCCACCGATACCTATTTTCGCGCTCTTTTGGTGGGATTAGTTAATTCCCTCCGCATTATGATTAGTGGCATATTTTTGGCGATTAGTCTGGGAATAGTCATCGGGTTAGGTCGCTTGTCGGATAATTGGTTAATTCGTCAGTTAGCAACAATTTATGTGGAAACTATTCGCAATACTCCTTTATTATTACAATTATTTTTCTGGTATTTTGCTGTGTTTCTGAAACTGCCGAAAATTGAGGACTCTCTAGAGTTTTTTGGCAGGGTATTTTTAAATAACTCAGGAGTCTATTTACCTTTTCCTGCCAATAGTTTCAGGACATGGTTAGCCTTAGCTATAATGATTTTAGGAATAATTATCTCAGTATTTTTATACCTAAAAAATAAACTTGGTTTATGTCTAACTAGCCTACTAATCCTAGTTATAATTCCTCTAATCTGGGGTTTACAATGGCAAAGTCCCCAAGTTAATCCTCTTAATCAAAATATTGACTTCGGTTTACATCTTTCTTCTGAGTTTGCTACTCTCCTAATCGGTTTAACTGTTTATACAGCTGCCTTTATTGCGGAAACGGTACGGGGAGGGATTCAATCGGTTAATCGGGGACAATGGGAGGCAGCTAAAGCCTTGGGATTAAAACCTTTATTAGTGATGAGATTAGTAATTTTTCCCCAAGCTTTGCCGGTGATTATTCCTCCTTTAACTAATGAATGTTTAAACCTTGTTAAAAACTCTAGTTTAGCGATCGCTATCGGTTATAATGATATTTATGCTATCTCTAGTACCATCGCTAATCAAACAGGAAAAGCTGTAGAGATGTTAATAGTAGTTATGGCCACCTATTTATTCTTTAATCTGGTGATTTCTCTGGCTATGAATCAATTAAACCAACGGGTAAAAATTCAGGAAAGGTAG
- the psaK gene encoding photosystem I reaction center subunit PsaK, protein MYSTLLMAATAVQGSSEWSPKVAIVMIICNILAIAFGKATIKQQNVGPALPSPALFGGMGLGALLGTTSFGHVLGAGVILGLSRLGVI, encoded by the coding sequence ATGTATTCAACCCTATTAATGGCCGCCACCGCCGTACAAGGTTCCAGCGAATGGAGTCCCAAAGTGGCGATTGTCATGATTATCTGCAATATTCTCGCTATTGCTTTCGGTAAAGCGACTATTAAACAACAAAATGTCGGTCCTGCTTTACCTTCCCCCGCTTTATTCGGTGGTATGGGATTAGGCGCTTTACTGGGTACTACCAGTTTTGGTCATGTCCTCGGCGCCGGTGTCATCCTCGGTCTTTCCCGTCTGGGGGTTATCTAA
- the rpmB gene encoding 50S ribosomal protein L28 → MSRVCTMTGKKANNAYAVSHSHRRTKKLQEANLQWKRVWWSEGNRWVKLRISTKAIKTIEKKGLAVFAREVGLNLNLY, encoded by the coding sequence ATGTCTAGAGTCTGTACTATGACGGGGAAAAAGGCCAATAACGCCTATGCGGTGTCCCACTCCCACCGTCGCACCAAAAAATTACAAGAAGCTAACCTACAATGGAAAAGAGTTTGGTGGTCGGAAGGCAACCGTTGGGTAAAACTACGCATCTCCACCAAAGCTATCAAAACCATTGAAAAGAAAGGATTAGCCGTCTTCGCTAGAGAAGTAGGCTTAAACTTAAATTTGTACTAG
- a CDS encoding DUF433 domain-containing protein, which translates to MVKASSPLSLEHLYHVPTYTIADTARYLHIPLPTLRTWVRGRTYPTKKGQKEFLPLIQRPNPNIPQLSFTNLVEAHVLRVIRKVHNIPLDKVRLALDYISEQFNTDHPLVQKQFSTDGTDLFIEQFEHLINASRSGQLTMKQFLNNLLTRIEWDEQDIATRLFPTIDINGEDFSNKVLKIDPNISFGNPVITGTGIPTKVVTELYDAGDSIEDIANDYNCQPWQIEKAILFECNWQAA; encoded by the coding sequence ATGGTCAAAGCATCATCTCCCTTATCTCTAGAGCATCTCTATCATGTTCCCACCTACACTATAGCCGATACTGCGCGCTATCTCCATATTCCTTTACCCACTCTGAGAACGTGGGTACGAGGACGCACCTACCCCACTAAAAAAGGACAAAAAGAGTTTTTACCCCTCATTCAACGACCTAATCCGAATATTCCGCAACTTTCCTTTACTAACTTAGTGGAAGCGCACGTTTTAAGAGTTATTCGCAAAGTTCATAACATCCCTCTCGATAAAGTTAGACTGGCACTAGACTATATTAGTGAACAATTTAACACCGATCATCCTCTGGTTCAAAAACAATTTAGTACCGATGGAACTGACCTTTTTATTGAACAATTTGAACATTTAATTAATGCCTCCCGTTCGGGACAATTGACGATGAAACAATTCTTAAATAATCTCTTAACTCGTATTGAATGGGATGAACAAGATATCGCCACACGGCTTTTTCCCACTATCGACATAAATGGGGAAGACTTCAGCAATAAAGTCCTAAAGATAGACCCTAATATTTCCTTTGGAAACCCCGTGATCACAGGAACAGGAATTCCCACTAAAGTTGTCACAGAACTTTATGATGCGGGGGACTCTATAGAAGATATTGCCAATGATTATAATTGTCAACCTTGGCAAATTGAAAAAGCGATTTTATTCGAGTGCAATTGGCAAGCGGCATGA
- a CDS encoding type ISP restriction/modification enzyme, whose product MGTGTFLHSVIDHIYDSFRQQKGMWSSYVSKHLLPRLFGFELLMAPYTVAHMKLGLQLQELGYDFSADERLGIYLTNTLQEAFQIPPADGFLNRIRDEAESAQGVKQEHPVMVIIGNPPYSGHSVNTGEWIKELLKGKDIISGEKTASYFEVDEQPLGEKNPKWLNDDYVKFIRFSQWRIEKTGYGILAFVTNHGYLDNPTFRGMRQSLLKTFDDIYILDLHGNSKKKEVCPDGSPDQNVFDIQQGVAIGIFIKYHNGSSNLAKVYHADLWGKREMIENQVIVGGKYHWLEENDLYSTSWQELQPDSPFYLFKPQNINLRSEYDQFWKITEIMPVNVLGFQTHRDNFAIDFDKYKITKRFQELRENNLSNEDYTTKYDIKDNRDWKLNRVRQAIRLDDQWQNKITTCLYRPFDQRYCYYSDLIMDRPRRELIDHVLGKENLCLLSSRQQATLGYRHCWLSDQPANDCVISTTSREANQVFPLYLYPTNTPTLFETEPTNSPNGRRPNLAPEFIKELSAKLDLEFISDGKGDEKKTFGPEDIFNYIYAVFHSPQYRQRYAEFLKIDFPRVPLTSNQELFWELVKKGDRLVHLHLMKATGKEISSYPVAGSNLVEQVKYDENKQQISINSDQYFAGIPPQIWNFYIGGYQVCQKWLKDRKGRHLSYDDLEHYQQIISILGESIAIMETIDIMVLRFVLCNGRGYKE is encoded by the coding sequence GTGGGAACTGGCACTTTTTTACACTCTGTTATCGACCATATCTATGATAGTTTTCGTCAACAGAAAGGGATGTGGTCTAGTTATGTCAGTAAACATTTATTACCCCGTCTCTTTGGGTTTGAGTTACTGATGGCTCCCTACACCGTAGCACACATGAAATTAGGTTTACAACTTCAGGAATTAGGCTATGATTTTAGTGCCGATGAACGCTTGGGAATCTATCTCACCAACACCCTACAGGAAGCTTTTCAAATTCCCCCTGCTGATGGTTTTTTAAATCGTATTCGCGATGAAGCAGAGTCAGCGCAAGGTGTTAAGCAAGAACATCCGGTTATGGTGATTATTGGTAATCCTCCCTACTCTGGACATTCCGTAAATACAGGAGAATGGATTAAGGAATTATTGAAGGGAAAAGATATTATTTCTGGAGAAAAAACTGCTAGTTATTTTGAAGTAGATGAGCAACCTTTAGGCGAAAAAAATCCCAAATGGTTAAATGATGATTATGTCAAATTTATTCGCTTTAGTCAATGGCGCATCGAGAAAACTGGTTACGGAATTTTAGCTTTTGTTACTAATCATGGTTATCTGGATAACCCAACTTTTCGGGGAATGCGTCAAAGTTTATTAAAAACTTTTGATGATATTTATATTCTCGATTTACACGGCAATAGTAAGAAAAAAGAAGTTTGTCCCGACGGTTCACCGGATCAAAATGTGTTTGATATTCAGCAAGGTGTAGCTATTGGTATTTTTATTAAATATCACAATGGTTCTTCAAATTTAGCTAAAGTTTATCATGCTGATTTATGGGGCAAAAGAGAGATGATTGAGAATCAAGTTATTGTCGGTGGTAAGTATCATTGGTTAGAGGAAAATGATCTTTATTCTACTTCTTGGCAAGAATTACAACCTGATTCTCCTTTTTATCTATTTAAACCTCAGAATATTAATCTGCGCTCGGAATACGATCAATTTTGGAAGATTACTGAAATTATGCCAGTGAATGTCTTAGGATTTCAGACTCATCGAGATAATTTTGCTATAGATTTTGACAAATATAAGATAACTAAAAGATTTCAAGAACTAAGAGAAAATAATCTTTCTAACGAAGATTATACTACTAAGTATGATATTAAAGATAACCGAGATTGGAAATTAAATAGAGTTCGTCAAGCAATTCGTTTAGATGACCAATGGCAAAATAAAATAACTACTTGTCTCTATCGTCCTTTTGACCAGCGTTATTGTTATTATAGTGATTTGATCATGGACAGACCTAGGCGAGAGTTAATTGATCATGTCTTGGGAAAAGAAAATTTATGCTTACTATCTTCTAGACAACAGGCAACATTAGGTTATAGACATTGTTGGTTATCTGATCAACCTGCTAATGATTGTGTTATTTCAACAACGAGTAGAGAAGCAAATCAAGTATTCCCCCTTTATCTTTATCCAACCAATACCCCAACCCTATTTGAAACAGAACCAACCAACTCGCCAAATGGTCGCCGTCCCAATCTAGCGCCTGAATTTATTAAGGAACTTTCGGCAAAACTTGACTTAGAATTTATCAGTGATGGCAAAGGAGACGAAAAGAAAACCTTTGGACCAGAAGACATTTTTAACTATATCTATGCCGTCTTTCACTCTCCCCAATATCGCCAACGTTACGCCGAATTTTTAAAAATAGACTTTCCTCGTGTTCCCCTAACCAGTAATCAAGAATTATTCTGGGAATTAGTCAAAAAAGGTGACAGATTAGTACATTTACACCTGATGAAAGCAACGGGAAAAGAAATTAGTAGCTATCCCGTGGCGGGTTCTAATCTAGTCGAACAGGTGAAATATGACGAAAATAAACAACAAATTTCGATTAATTCTGACCAGTATTTTGCGGGGATTCCGCCCCAAATTTGGAACTTTTATATCGGCGGTTATCAAGTGTGTCAGAAGTGGCTAAAAGACCGCAAAGGTCGCCACCTTAGCTACGATGACCTAGAACATTATCAACAAATTATCTCCATTTTGGGCGAATCGATCGCAATTATGGAAACCATAGATATAATGGTTCTTCGGTTTGTCTTATGCAATGGACGGGGTTATAAGGAATGA